The Ancylobacter sp. WKF20 genome contains a region encoding:
- the folP gene encoding dihydropteroate synthase: MAALPPPTDRLFDARGRRLDYAGRTLIMGILNVTPDSFSDGGRSAALDDAVANAHRLVAEGADILDIGGESTRPGHTPVPMEEELRRVLPAIEALAGLPVPISIDTQKAAVAEAALKAGAVIVNDIWGLMGDPDMARVAAAHEAGVVAMHNRASVDPTVDIVADIIAFFEQALERAARAGIRPDRIALDPGIGFGKSFEQNLKAIGSLAEIGKLGFPLLLGTSRKSLIGKVIETTPAERLPGTIASNVIGIMAGCAMIRVHDVAAHVQAARVTEAIRGAT, from the coding sequence ATGGCTGCACTTCCTCCGCCCACTGACCGCCTTTTCGATGCGCGTGGCCGCCGGCTCGATTATGCGGGCCGCACGCTCATCATGGGCATCCTCAATGTGACCCCCGATTCCTTCTCCGATGGCGGGCGCAGCGCGGCGCTGGACGATGCGGTGGCGAATGCGCACCGCCTGGTCGCGGAGGGCGCCGATATTCTCGATATTGGTGGCGAATCCACCCGGCCGGGCCACACGCCGGTACCGATGGAGGAGGAGCTGCGCCGCGTGCTCCCGGCCATCGAGGCGCTGGCGGGGCTGCCCGTGCCGATCTCCATCGACACGCAGAAGGCCGCCGTCGCCGAGGCGGCGCTGAAGGCGGGCGCGGTCATCGTCAACGACATCTGGGGGCTGATGGGTGACCCGGACATGGCGCGCGTCGCCGCCGCTCATGAGGCCGGCGTGGTCGCCATGCACAACCGGGCGAGCGTCGATCCGACCGTCGATATCGTTGCCGACATCATCGCCTTCTTCGAGCAGGCGCTGGAGCGGGCGGCGCGCGCGGGCATCCGGCCCGACCGCATCGCGCTCGATCCCGGCATCGGCTTTGGCAAGAGCTTCGAGCAGAATCTGAAGGCCATCGGCTCGCTGGCCGAGATCGGCAAGCTCGGCTTTCCGCTGCTGCTCGGCACTTCGCGCAAATCGCTGATCGGCAAGGTGATCGAGACCACGCCGGCCGAGCGCCTGCCCGGCACCATCGCCTCTAACGTCATCGGAATCATGGCCGGCTGCGCGATGATCCGCGTGCATGACGTGGCCGCCCATGTGCAGGCCGCGCGGGTGACGGAGGCGATCCGTGGCGCCACCTGA
- the folK gene encoding 2-amino-4-hydroxy-6-hydroxymethyldihydropteridine diphosphokinase, with the protein MAPPDFFIRRPRKVEKRTAYLCLGSNLGDRAGTMAKAVGVIARTGLTIIARSSLYETPPWGPVPQGPYLNMVVAVETELSARELLHMLLGVEHAFGRDRTREVRFGPRTIDIDILLYGEDRVDEPDLEIPHPRMMERAFALIPLAELAPDLVVGGVAVRAALETLDRSGIVSVEPQPVIY; encoded by the coding sequence GTGGCGCCACCTGACTTCTTCATCCGCCGGCCGCGCAAGGTCGAGAAACGCACCGCCTATCTCTGCCTCGGCTCCAATCTGGGCGACCGGGCGGGCACCATGGCGAAGGCGGTGGGAGTGATCGCCCGCACCGGGCTCACCATCATCGCCCGCTCCTCGCTCTATGAGACCCCGCCCTGGGGGCCGGTGCCGCAGGGGCCCTATCTCAACATGGTCGTGGCGGTAGAGACCGAGCTGTCGGCGCGCGAGCTGCTCCACATGCTGCTGGGGGTCGAGCACGCCTTCGGGCGGGACCGCACGCGGGAGGTGCGTTTCGGGCCGCGCACCATCGACATCGACATTCTGCTCTATGGCGAGGACCGGGTGGATGAGCCGGACCTCGAAATTCCGCATCCGCGCATGATGGAGCGCGCCTTCGCGCTGATCCCGCTGGCCGAGCTGGCGCCCGATCTGGTGGTCGGCGGCGTGGCGGTGCGCGCGGCGCTGGAGACGCTGGACCGCTCCGGCATCGTCAGCGTCGAGCCACAGCCGGTCATCTACTGA
- a CDS encoding zinc transporter ZntB: MPDFDTEGLVSAWIFDGAGGARRAGWEEIHQGSPRAPAFIWISLQQLDHRHGQSWLNNAAGIDPGIVESLVAAETRPRCALYEHGAFLNLRGINLMPYSLPDEMHSVRFWVEPNRIVSVRKRPLSAMGDFEDAIQRGRAPRTPGEFVADISMRLVDRMDTVITALAEQADELEEQVFKATLSNLSMKVSEVRRVAIILRRYIAPQREALNHFSLEDAEWLSPRDRNRLREAADRVTRFAEELDSVRDRAAVIYDQMVERRAEQMNHSMLVLAAVTVVFAPMTLITGLMGMNVEGIPGAQDPNGFWAVTLIAGLLGAGLVALLRAVRWL; the protein is encoded by the coding sequence GTGCCCGATTTCGATACGGAAGGCCTGGTCAGCGCCTGGATCTTCGACGGTGCCGGCGGCGCGCGCCGCGCCGGCTGGGAGGAGATCCATCAGGGTTCGCCCCGCGCGCCGGCCTTCATCTGGATCAGCCTGCAGCAGCTCGACCACCGCCACGGCCAGAGCTGGCTGAACAACGCTGCCGGCATCGATCCCGGCATCGTTGAATCGCTGGTGGCGGCGGAGACGCGCCCGCGCTGCGCGCTCTATGAGCACGGCGCGTTCCTTAATCTGCGCGGCATCAACCTCATGCCCTATTCGCTGCCGGACGAGATGCATTCGGTGCGCTTCTGGGTGGAGCCGAACCGCATCGTCTCCGTGCGCAAGCGCCCGCTCTCGGCCATGGGCGATTTCGAGGACGCGATCCAGCGCGGCCGCGCCCCACGCACGCCCGGCGAGTTCGTGGCCGACATCTCCATGCGCCTCGTCGACCGGATGGACACCGTCATCACCGCGCTCGCCGAGCAGGCGGACGAGCTGGAGGAGCAGGTGTTCAAGGCGACGCTGTCCAATCTCAGCATGAAGGTTTCGGAGGTGCGGCGCGTCGCCATCATCCTGCGCCGCTACATCGCCCCCCAGCGCGAGGCGCTGAACCATTTCTCGCTGGAGGATGCCGAGTGGCTCTCCCCGCGCGACCGGAACCGGCTGCGCGAGGCGGCAGACCGGGTGACGCGCTTCGCCGAGGAACTCGACTCGGTGCGCGACCGCGCGGCGGTGATCTACGACCAGATGGTGGAACGCCGCGCCGAGCAGATGAACCATTCCATGCTGGTGCTGGCGGCGGTGACGGTGGTGTTCGCGCCGATGACGCTGATTACCGGGCTGATGGGCATGAATGTGGAGGGCATTCCCGGCGCGCAGGATCCGAACGGCTTCTGGGCGGTGACCCTCATCGCCGGGCTGCTCGGGGCGGGACTGGTGGCGCTGCTGCGGGCGGTGCGCTGGCTCTAG
- a CDS encoding superoxide dismutase has protein sequence MSFTLPELPYSYDALAPYMSRETLEYHHDKHHQAYVTNGNNLLKGTEWEGQSLEEIVKGSYGKNAGLFNNAGQHYNHLHFWNWLKPNGGGAIPGELEKKIVEDLGSVEKFKEDFIQAGVTQFGSGWAWLAVKDGKLVIAKTPNGESPLVSGATPILGVDVWEHSYYIDYRNRRPDYLKAFVENLVNWDYVAELYSKAV, from the coding sequence ATGTCCTTCACGCTTCCCGAGCTTCCCTACTCCTACGACGCCCTCGCCCCCTATATGTCGCGCGAGACGCTTGAGTATCACCACGACAAGCACCATCAGGCCTATGTCACCAACGGCAACAACCTGCTCAAGGGCACCGAGTGGGAAGGCCAGTCGCTGGAAGAGATCGTGAAGGGCTCCTATGGCAAGAATGCCGGCCTCTTCAACAATGCCGGCCAGCACTACAACCACCTGCACTTCTGGAACTGGCTGAAGCCGAATGGCGGCGGCGCCATCCCGGGCGAGCTCGAGAAGAAGATCGTCGAGGATCTCGGCTCGGTGGAGAAGTTCAAGGAAGACTTCATCCAGGCCGGCGTGACGCAGTTCGGCTCCGGCTGGGCCTGGCTCGCGGTCAAGGACGGCAAGCTCGTCATCGCCAAGACCCCGAACGGCGAGAGCCCGCTGGTTTCCGGCGCGACCCCGATCCTCGGCGTCGACGTGTGGGAGCACTCCTACTACATCGACTACCGCAACCGTCGTCCCGACTATCTCAAGGCGTTCGTCGAGAACCTGGTGAACTGGGACTACGTGGCCGAGCTCTATTCCAAGGCCGTCTGA
- a CDS encoding S9 family peptidase, with the protein MSETPSALAHPPLVRTIHGVTLSDPHAWLRAENWREVMRDPSLLAPDIRQWLEAENAATEAWFGPLGDLRRDLVKEMRGRIKEDDSSVPATDGPYAYFTRFREGGQHPLICRRPAGAVAGETILLDGDALAEGKAYFQFGDAHQSPDHALYAWTADEAGSEYYTLRVRNIASGADLPDVIEETTGDVLWSADGAYLFYIRRDPEHRPSFVYRHLLGGDPADDVLIYEEPDKGFFVSLGQTQSGRFGLISCGDHDTSETWLIDRHDPRAPLVLVEPRAAGLRYGVEHHPDLDGTESLVIETNADGAEDFKIVATPLATPGRSNWREIVPHKPGRLILSVAVLRGHLLRLEREDGLPRLVVRALADGSEQAVAFAEEAYSLGFDAGYGFDKTEIRFTYASMTTPTEVWDYDVASRARVLRKRQEVPSGHDPARYVTRRLLAPAADGELVPVSLLYAKDTPLDGTAPCLLYGYGAYGISIPASFSTSRLSLVDRGFVYAIAHIRGGTEKGWRWYREGKLAAKTNTFHDFIAAGEHLVREKIVAPDRIVAHGGSAGGMLMGAVANLRPELFAGIVAEVPFVDVLNTMLDDTLPLTPPEWPEWGNPITDAEAFAYIRSYSPYDNVSAQDYPAIFALAGLTDPRVTYWEPAKWVARLRETKTDSHPLLLRTNMEAGHGGAAGRFDRLEETAQVYAFALAVAGGK; encoded by the coding sequence GTGAGCGAGACGCCCTCTGCTCTCGCTCACCCCCCGCTGGTGCGCACCATCCATGGCGTCACCCTGAGCGATCCACATGCCTGGCTGCGCGCCGAGAACTGGCGCGAGGTCATGCGCGATCCCTCGCTTCTGGCGCCAGACATCCGCCAATGGCTGGAGGCGGAGAACGCGGCGACGGAGGCGTGGTTCGGCCCGCTCGGCGATCTGCGCCGCGACCTCGTGAAGGAGATGCGCGGGCGCATCAAGGAGGACGATTCGTCCGTACCCGCCACCGATGGGCCCTACGCCTATTTCACCCGCTTCCGCGAAGGCGGCCAGCATCCGCTGATCTGCCGCCGCCCGGCTGGCGCGGTCGCCGGTGAGACTATCCTGCTGGATGGCGACGCGCTCGCCGAGGGCAAGGCCTATTTCCAGTTCGGCGACGCCCACCAGTCCCCCGACCACGCGCTCTATGCCTGGACGGCGGATGAGGCGGGCTCGGAGTATTACACGCTGCGGGTCCGCAACATCGCCAGCGGTGCCGACCTCCCAGACGTGATCGAGGAGACCACCGGCGACGTGCTGTGGAGCGCCGATGGGGCGTATCTGTTCTATATCCGCCGCGATCCCGAGCACCGGCCTAGCTTTGTCTACCGCCACCTTCTGGGCGGCGACCCAGCCGATGACGTGCTGATTTATGAAGAGCCGGACAAGGGCTTCTTCGTCTCGCTCGGCCAGACCCAGTCCGGCCGCTTCGGCCTCATCTCCTGCGGCGACCACGACACTAGCGAAACCTGGCTCATCGACCGGCACGACCCGCGGGCTCCGCTGGTGCTGGTGGAGCCGCGCGCGGCGGGCCTGCGGTACGGTGTCGAGCATCATCCCGATCTCGACGGCACGGAAAGCCTGGTCATCGAGACCAATGCCGATGGCGCCGAAGACTTCAAGATCGTCGCCACCCCGCTCGCCACGCCCGGCCGCAGCAACTGGCGGGAAATCGTGCCGCACAAGCCTGGCCGGCTTATTCTCTCGGTTGCCGTGCTGCGCGGCCATCTGCTGCGGCTGGAGCGCGAGGACGGCCTGCCGCGCCTCGTCGTGCGCGCCCTCGCCGATGGCAGCGAACAGGCGGTCGCCTTCGCCGAGGAAGCCTATTCGCTCGGCTTCGATGCCGGCTATGGCTTCGACAAGACCGAGATCCGCTTCACCTACGCCTCCATGACCACGCCGACCGAAGTGTGGGACTATGACGTGGCGAGCCGCGCCCGCGTGCTGCGGAAGCGCCAGGAGGTGCCCTCCGGCCATGATCCGGCGCGCTATGTCACCCGGCGCCTGCTCGCGCCGGCGGCCGATGGCGAACTGGTGCCGGTGTCGCTGCTCTATGCCAAGGATACGCCGCTCGACGGCACGGCGCCCTGCCTGCTCTATGGCTATGGCGCCTATGGCATCTCGATCCCCGCGAGCTTCTCGACTTCGCGCCTGTCGCTGGTCGATCGCGGCTTCGTCTATGCCATCGCCCATATTCGCGGCGGCACGGAGAAGGGCTGGCGCTGGTATCGCGAGGGCAAGCTGGCGGCGAAGACCAACACCTTCCACGATTTCATTGCCGCCGGCGAACATCTGGTGCGCGAGAAGATCGTCGCGCCCGACCGCATCGTCGCCCATGGCGGCTCGGCGGGCGGCATGCTGATGGGGGCGGTGGCCAATCTGCGCCCGGAGCTCTTCGCCGGGATCGTCGCGGAAGTGCCCTTTGTCGACGTGCTCAACACCATGCTCGACGACACGCTGCCGCTGACCCCGCCGGAATGGCCGGAATGGGGCAACCCGATCACCGACGCGGAGGCCTTCGCGTATATCCGGTCCTATTCGCCCTATGACAATGTGAGCGCGCAGGATTATCCGGCGATCTTTGCCCTCGCGGGGCTGACCGATCCGCGCGTGACCTATTGGGAGCCGGCCAAATGGGTGGCGCGGCTGCGGGAGACAAAGACAGACAGCCATCCGCTGCTCCTGCGCACCAACATGGAAGCCGGGCATGGCGGCGCCGCCGGGCGGTTCGACCGGCTGGAGGAAACCGCGCAGGTCTATGCCTTTGCGCTAGCGGTCGCCGGCGGAAAATAA
- the msrB gene encoding peptide-methionine (R)-S-oxide reductase MsrB gives MNEAIRRPKVIKSDAEWRAQLTPEQYRVTREHGTECAFGGPHLSQKEPGLYRCVCCDAPLFRSDAKFESGTGWPSFMQPVDAQAVTEKHDFSYGMHRVEVLCATCDAHLGHVFPDGPRPTGLRYCMNGVAMTFTPDRAGDATP, from the coding sequence ATGAACGAGGCTATTCGTCGACCCAAGGTGATAAAAAGCGATGCCGAGTGGCGCGCCCAGCTCACCCCGGAGCAATATCGCGTGACCCGCGAGCACGGCACGGAATGCGCCTTCGGCGGCCCGCATCTGAGCCAGAAGGAGCCGGGTCTCTATCGCTGCGTGTGCTGTGATGCGCCGCTGTTCCGCTCCGATGCCAAGTTCGAGTCCGGCACCGGCTGGCCGAGCTTCATGCAGCCGGTCGACGCTCAGGCCGTGACGGAAAAGCACGATTTCTCCTACGGCATGCACCGGGTCGAGGTGCTCTGCGCCACCTGCGACGCCCATCTCGGCCATGTATTTCCGGACGGGCCGCGCCCCACGGGCCTGCGCTACTGCATGAACGGCGTGGCGATGACCTTCACGCCCGACCGGGCCGGAGACGCCACGCCGTGA
- a CDS encoding MucR family transcriptional regulator codes for MSDTPDVANYIELAADIVSAYVSNNTVPANDLANLLSEVHSALQRVTKVDAEPPAEPLRPAVPIKKSIAPEYLVCLEDGKKFKSLKRHLRTQYNLTPEQYREKWGLPADYPMVAPNYAAARSALAKEMGLGQQRRRTAR; via the coding sequence ATGAGCGACACTCCGGACGTTGCCAATTATATAGAGCTTGCCGCCGATATCGTCTCCGCTTACGTGAGCAACAATACCGTTCCGGCGAATGATCTGGCCAATCTGCTGAGCGAGGTGCACAGCGCGCTGCAGCGTGTGACCAAGGTGGACGCCGAGCCGCCGGCGGAGCCGCTGCGCCCGGCCGTGCCGATCAAGAAGTCCATCGCGCCGGAATATCTGGTGTGCCTGGAGGACGGCAAGAAGTTCAAATCGCTGAAGCGCCACCTGCGCACGCAGTACAATCTCACGCCCGAGCAGTACCGCGAGAAGTGGGGCCTGCCGGCCGACTATCCCATGGTCGCCCCGAACTACGCCGCCGCGCGCTCCGCGCTGGCGAAGGAAATGGGTCTCGGCCAGCAGCGCCGGCGCACCGCGCGCTGA
- a CDS encoding chromosomal replication initiator DnaA codes for MYHASQGPGHSSELPPPVFALPVPFTICAEAAARASGVALADLLAAGRGPRRVSSARALALYLAHVGLGIPQAEVAAAFGRHRTSVDHACGQIEERREVAGWDGWVGRLEDEVRARLMGECGHGA; via the coding sequence ATGTATCACGCGTCACAGGGGCCCGGCCATTCCTCCGAGCTTCCGCCGCCCGTCTTCGCCCTGCCCGTTCCATTCACTATCTGCGCCGAGGCCGCCGCTCGGGCCAGCGGCGTCGCGCTGGCTGATTTGCTGGCGGCCGGGCGCGGGCCGCGTCGTGTGTCGAGCGCACGGGCGCTGGCGCTCTATCTCGCCCATGTCGGCCTCGGCATTCCGCAGGCCGAGGTCGCCGCCGCCTTCGGGCGTCACCGCACCAGCGTCGACCATGCGTGCGGACAGATCGAGGAGCGGCGCGAGGTCGCTGGATGGGACGGCTGGGTCGGCCGGCTGGAGGACGAGGTGCGCGCCCGCCTCATGGGGGAGTGTGGCCATGGGGCGTGA
- a CDS encoding DUF6456 domain-containing protein, with translation MGRERALETIEVMVDGVCARVEIDLDESPLGWLARRRGRDGRALIAPAQLLAGERLRVDFTRAQMTPRLTADWNAPARRGRGSSPGLTFSEAALAARERLGGAVEAVGPEFSGLLLDVCCFLKGLEEVERERAWPARTAKVVLALGLDRLARHYGLGDAAQGPSRTKVRGWTAPEETGPA, from the coding sequence ATGGGGCGTGAACGGGCGCTGGAGACCATCGAGGTCATGGTGGATGGCGTGTGCGCCCGGGTCGAGATCGATCTCGATGAATCGCCGCTTGGCTGGCTCGCCCGGCGTCGGGGGCGCGACGGCAGGGCGTTGATCGCGCCCGCCCAGTTGCTGGCCGGCGAGCGGCTGCGGGTCGATTTCACCCGCGCGCAGATGACGCCGCGCCTCACCGCCGACTGGAACGCCCCCGCCCGGCGCGGGCGAGGCAGTTCGCCGGGGCTCACCTTTTCCGAGGCGGCGCTGGCGGCGCGCGAGCGGCTCGGCGGCGCCGTGGAGGCGGTCGGGCCGGAGTTTTCCGGCCTGCTGCTCGATGTGTGCTGCTTCCTCAAAGGTCTTGAGGAGGTCGAGCGCGAGCGCGCCTGGCCCGCGCGCACCGCCAAGGTCGTGCTGGCGCTCGGGCTCGACCGTCTCGCCCGCCATTATGGCCTCGGGGATGCGGCGCAGGGGCCATCCCGCACCAAGGTGCGCGGCTGGACGGCGCCGGAGGAGACCGGACCGGCCTGA
- a CDS encoding SufE family protein codes for MSTRTIDSIIEDFELLDNWDDRYRYLIELGRALPPFPEEARSEATKVQGCASQVWLVSETAAAPEGPALAFLGDSDAHIVRGLIAILLALYSGRPAPDILAADPAAVFQRIGLKDHLTPQRSNGLRSMVERIRADARQALATSAA; via the coding sequence ATGAGCACACGCACGATCGACAGCATCATCGAGGATTTTGAGCTCCTCGATAATTGGGACGACCGCTACCGCTACCTGATCGAGCTCGGGCGCGCCCTGCCGCCCTTCCCGGAGGAAGCGCGCAGCGAGGCCACCAAGGTGCAGGGCTGCGCCAGCCAGGTATGGCTGGTCAGCGAGACGGCCGCCGCCCCCGAAGGACCGGCCCTCGCCTTCCTCGGCGATTCCGACGCGCATATCGTGCGCGGGCTGATCGCCATCCTGCTGGCGCTTTACTCCGGCCGACCGGCGCCGGACATCCTCGCCGCCGACCCGGCCGCCGTGTTCCAGCGGATCGGCCTCAAGGATCATCTCACCCCGCAGCGCTCGAACGGGCTGCGCTCCATGGTCGAGCGCATCCGCGCCGATGCCCGGCAGGCGCTAGCGACCTCCGCCGCCTGA
- a CDS encoding DUF5330 domain-containing protein, with protein sequence MFFLLRMCFWLGLVLLLLPGITGGSSSHAPTGEPKVSPMEALSAASSAVADAGGFCSRQPQACAIGAGLIEMIGERAQAGAQFALAYISEQLVEEKRKAAARALGAPAGDTLTTHDLSPAWQGPRLPTAPTATGANTPTQSPVEATPGAPGSSVPLPPKRPA encoded by the coding sequence ATGTTCTTTCTGTTGCGCATGTGTTTCTGGTTGGGGCTTGTGCTCCTGCTGCTGCCGGGCATCACCGGCGGCTCCTCGAGCCATGCGCCGACGGGCGAGCCGAAGGTGAGCCCGATGGAGGCCCTCTCCGCCGCCTCCTCCGCCGTGGCGGATGCCGGGGGCTTCTGCTCCCGCCAGCCGCAGGCCTGCGCCATCGGCGCCGGTCTGATCGAGATGATCGGCGAGCGGGCTCAGGCGGGCGCGCAGTTCGCCCTTGCCTATATCAGCGAGCAGCTGGTCGAGGAGAAGCGCAAGGCCGCCGCGCGCGCGCTCGGTGCCCCGGCGGGCGACACGCTGACCACCCATGATCTCAGCCCGGCCTGGCAGGGCCCGAGGTTGCCCACCGCTCCCACCGCCACGGGCGCGAACACGCCGACCCAGTCTCCGGTCGAGGCGACGCCCGGCGCCCCCGGCTCATCCGTGCCGCTGCCGCCGAAAAGGCCCGCCTGA
- a CDS encoding peptidoglycan-binding domain-containing protein translates to MPRSYASDLLVDDIDLPGERFAGQPYRSGRRRSDLFMLSLAAVASAGFLFNALWLQGARRDVPKPVSAPNELRHVPIPPAAQPATAPEAAPEPMNAEPAAPPAAAPVAAPATPLPPVKPAAPPRPAAPAAPAAAVAPAPAAAMVPPADVAVSARVMEVQKALARLGYGPIRIDGRTGDATRDAIQRFERDRRLPVTGDISDRLVRELNAVAGLTIQ, encoded by the coding sequence ATGCCGCGTTCCTACGCCAGCGACCTGCTCGTCGACGACATTGACCTGCCCGGAGAGCGCTTCGCCGGGCAGCCCTATCGCTCGGGCCGTCGCCGGTCCGATCTGTTCATGCTGTCCCTCGCGGCGGTGGCCAGCGCCGGCTTCCTGTTCAACGCGCTGTGGCTTCAGGGCGCCCGCCGGGACGTGCCCAAGCCCGTCAGCGCCCCCAATGAGCTGCGCCACGTGCCGATCCCGCCCGCAGCCCAGCCGGCGACGGCGCCCGAGGCCGCGCCGGAGCCAATGAATGCGGAGCCTGCCGCGCCGCCGGCCGCCGCGCCCGTCGCCGCCCCGGCGACCCCGCTGCCGCCAGTAAAGCCCGCTGCCCCGCCGCGCCCGGCGGCGCCCGCCGCCCCGGCTGCCGCCGTGGCTCCCGCGCCCGCCGCCGCCATGGTGCCGCCGGCCGACGTGGCGGTGTCGGCCCGTGTGATGGAAGTGCAGAAGGCGCTGGCGCGGCTCGGTTATGGCCCAATCCGCATCGACGGGCGCACGGGAGACGCGACGCGCGACGCCATTCAGCGCTTCGAGCGCGACCGCCGCCTGCCCGTCACCGGCGATATTTCCGACCGGCTGGTGCGCGAGCTCAACGCCGTCGCCGGCCTCACCATCCAGTAG
- a CDS encoding DUF1491 family protein, which yields MRLKSAIWVSALIRRANGAGAFAAVRRRGAEEAGAVFVKATRLDGTATLYGPAMPSLDGDYEPGERLFAAIVPEGSTELDCEERMRREIRFDPDLWFVEIEDREGRHFLDTVSQ from the coding sequence ATGCGGCTCAAAAGTGCCATCTGGGTCTCGGCGCTGATCCGCCGGGCCAATGGCGCGGGGGCCTTCGCCGCCGTGCGTCGGCGCGGGGCGGAGGAGGCGGGGGCCGTCTTCGTCAAGGCGACGCGGCTCGACGGCACGGCGACGCTGTACGGGCCGGCCATGCCCTCGCTCGACGGCGATTATGAGCCCGGCGAGCGGCTCTTCGCCGCCATCGTTCCCGAAGGCTCGACCGAACTCGACTGCGAGGAGCGGATGCGCCGGGAGATCCGCTTCGATCCCGACTTGTGGTTCGTCGAGATCGAGGACCGTGAGGGCCGGCATTTCCTCGACACCGTCAGCCAGTAA
- a CDS encoding DUF2336 domain-containing protein: MPSTPGSGLKDLIDDARRRHEDTRPEMLRALVKLYIQAPDHGPAEQARFATLARRLFDSVDIPVAAKHVREIAARTDLPRQLMLHLARGPLAVAGPVLRLSPVLTDDDLVELARTAAPDHRAAIGARRDVSPDLAKRLAALLDEPPIATAPAMSETVSGETVTGETAAGATLAVKDGPALHALTDTLMAVHADTAPAAGSEPMPTTAEPAERPHEADTAGMSAAATATPPAPPAPSPRQEAAPARAEAPMPRTPEASPDLTFFNASPEERTTLLARLVTLPPLPLAERVSGGGDALTEALLDAAKGDDKARLAGLLAEALDLAPATGQRIVADESGQALAVAARVLGLSLAILSRMLFRLHPATGRSAGEMTRLAEMFDSLPVGSAQHLVAQWRGARRGRSERAEDVPPIRSYAAARPAPLATGETEGQRERG; the protein is encoded by the coding sequence ATGCCCTCCACACCCGGCTCCGGCCTCAAAGACCTGATCGACGATGCGCGTCGCCGGCACGAGGACACGCGGCCGGAGATGCTGCGCGCGCTGGTGAAACTCTACATCCAGGCCCCCGATCACGGCCCGGCCGAGCAGGCGCGCTTTGCCACGCTGGCACGGCGGCTGTTCGATTCCGTGGATATCCCGGTAGCAGCCAAGCATGTGCGCGAGATCGCCGCGCGCACCGATCTGCCCCGTCAGCTCATGCTGCATCTGGCCCGTGGACCGTTGGCGGTAGCCGGGCCGGTGCTGCGCCTCTCACCGGTGCTGACGGATGACGATCTGGTCGAACTCGCCCGCACCGCCGCGCCGGATCACCGCGCCGCTATCGGTGCCCGGCGGGATGTCTCGCCGGACCTCGCCAAGCGGCTCGCCGCGCTGCTGGATGAGCCTCCGATTGCGACCGCTCCCGCGATGAGCGAAACCGTGTCAGGCGAAACCGTAACCGGCGAAACTGCAGCGGGCGCGACGCTCGCTGTGAAAGACGGCCCTGCCCTCCACGCTCTGACCGACACGCTGATGGCCGTACACGCCGACACGGCACCCGCGGCAGGCTCCGAGCCCATGCCCACCACGGCCGAGCCGGCAGAGCGCCCGCACGAGGCCGACACGGCCGGGATGTCGGCTGCCGCCACAGCGACGCCGCCTGCGCCCCCGGCGCCCTCTCCCCGGCAGGAAGCGGCGCCGGCCCGCGCGGAGGCTCCTATGCCACGTACCCCGGAAGCCTCGCCCGACCTTACCTTCTTCAACGCCAGCCCGGAAGAACGCACGACCCTGCTCGCACGGCTGGTGACCCTCCCCCCGCTGCCGCTGGCCGAGCGCGTCAGCGGGGGCGGCGATGCGTTGACCGAGGCGTTGCTGGACGCCGCCAAGGGGGACGACAAGGCGCGGCTCGCCGGCCTGCTGGCTGAGGCGCTCGATCTTGCGCCGGCAACCGGCCAGCGGATCGTCGCGGATGAGAGCGGGCAGGCGCTGGCCGTCGCCGCCCGCGTGCTCGGCCTGTCACTCGCCATCCTCTCGCGCATGTTGTTCCGGCTCCACCCGGCGACCGGACGCTCGGCGGGCGAGATGACCCGGCTGGCGGAAATGTTCGATTCCCTGCCGGTCGGCAGCGCCCAGCACCTCGTCGCGCAGTGGCGCGGCGCCCGCCGGGGGCGAAGCGAGCGCGCCGAGGATGTCCCGCCGATCCGCAGCTATGCGGCGGCGCGGCCCGCGCCGCTCGCCACGGGCGAGACCGAGGGCCAGCGCGAGCGCGGCTGA